The Lycium barbarum isolate Lr01 chromosome 11, ASM1917538v2, whole genome shotgun sequence genome contains the following window.
ACTCCGTTTCAGTCCACCAAGAAAATATCAAGATCAAAATATTAAAAGTGCTCCtaatagactttttttttttaacaaaagaaAGGAACAAAAAATCTTAGAAAATATTGAGAACGTCATTAATGGACCGATTACAAAGCGGACACAAGCCTCTGTTCAACAACAATTCTCTAGAACACACCCTACAATAGGTATGTCCACAGGGGATAAACGCCGCGCCTTTATTCCTCTCCATGCACACGCAGCACATGTCATCAATTCCACCTTCACCTCCTTCTTCTTTAATATACCACTTGAGACTCCTCTTCTTCTCATCTCCACCGTCCGTTTCCTCAAACAACCTCATCAACGTCTTCAGTTGCGCCGTGGCATCCACGCTCCGAAATCGACGCTCTG
Protein-coding sequences here:
- the LOC132618681 gene encoding E3 ubiquitin-protein ligase bre1-like produces the protein MDGQDRPRTMWRILKQRLGFTGLACCGSTWNLRVSEEAQLEEPMIVARQGNVNLATALAAERRFRSVDATAQLKTLMRLFEETDGGDEKKRSLKWYIKEEGGEGGIDDMCCVCMERNKGAAFIPCGHTYCRVCSRELLLNRGLCPLCNRSINDVLNIF